One segment of Arthrobacter sp. MMS18-M83 DNA contains the following:
- the glmU gene encoding bifunctional UDP-N-acetylglucosamine diphosphorylase/glucosamine-1-phosphate N-acetyltransferase GlmU, translated as MKSRTPKILHEIGGRSMVAHAILAARSIDPQRLALVVRHERDLVAEHVELIDPDAVIVDQDDVPGTGRAVEVAFDALDAKAELTGTVVVTYGDVPLLTGSLLSELVATHESEGNAVTVLTAILDDANGYGRILRGEDGTVLGIREHKDASDAERSIREVNSGIYAFDAQVLRTQLHKVTIENIQREKYLTDVLELARDAGGRVSAVITKDRWQVEGANDRVQLAALGAEHNRRIIEAWMRAGVTVVDPATTWIDSTVTLDEDVRLLPNTQLHGATTVARDAVVGPDTTLTDVSVGECAKVTRTHGSGSTIGARASVGPFTYLRPGTVLGETGKIGAFYETKNVTIGRGSKLSHLGYAGDAEIGEDTNIGCGNITANYDGEKKHRTVIGSGVRTGSNTVFVAPVTIGDGAYSGAGAIIRKDVPAGALTLSVAPQRNAEGWVIANRQGSNSARLAQAALGSAATPDSSSTQEITEEGIQA; from the coding sequence ATGAAGTCGCGGACTCCCAAAATCCTCCACGAAATCGGTGGACGTTCCATGGTGGCGCATGCCATCCTTGCCGCACGTTCCATCGATCCGCAACGGCTGGCCTTGGTTGTCCGCCACGAACGGGACCTCGTCGCCGAGCATGTTGAGCTGATCGATCCCGACGCCGTCATTGTGGACCAGGACGATGTTCCCGGAACCGGCCGTGCCGTCGAGGTAGCCTTTGACGCCCTCGATGCGAAGGCCGAACTCACCGGAACGGTAGTGGTCACGTACGGCGATGTTCCTTTGCTGACCGGTTCCCTCCTCTCCGAGCTTGTGGCCACGCACGAATCCGAGGGCAACGCCGTGACGGTCTTGACCGCCATCCTCGACGACGCCAATGGATACGGCCGCATCCTTCGTGGCGAGGACGGCACAGTGCTGGGCATCCGCGAACACAAAGACGCCAGCGACGCCGAGCGCTCCATCCGCGAGGTCAACTCGGGGATCTACGCTTTTGACGCACAGGTTCTTCGCACGCAGCTGCACAAGGTGACCATCGAGAACATCCAGCGCGAAAAGTACCTCACCGACGTCCTCGAACTGGCGCGCGACGCCGGAGGCCGGGTTTCCGCCGTCATCACCAAGGACCGCTGGCAGGTGGAAGGTGCCAACGACCGCGTCCAGTTGGCCGCGCTCGGAGCCGAGCACAACCGCCGGATCATCGAAGCCTGGATGCGTGCCGGCGTCACGGTCGTTGACCCGGCCACCACCTGGATCGATTCCACCGTCACCCTGGACGAAGATGTCCGTCTCCTGCCGAACACTCAGCTTCACGGCGCCACCACTGTGGCGCGCGACGCCGTCGTCGGCCCAGACACGACCCTCACCGACGTTTCGGTGGGTGAATGCGCGAAGGTTACCCGCACCCACGGCTCAGGATCCACGATCGGTGCCAGGGCCAGTGTGGGTCCGTTCACGTACCTGCGACCGGGCACGGTCCTGGGTGAGACCGGCAAGATCGGCGCTTTCTACGAAACCAAGAACGTGACCATCGGCCGCGGCTCCAAGCTGTCCCACCTCGGCTATGCCGGCGACGCTGAGATCGGCGAGGACACCAACATCGGCTGCGGCAACATCACGGCAAACTACGACGGCGAGAAGAAGCACCGCACGGTGATCGGCTCCGGTGTGCGGACCGGTTCCAACACGGTCTTCGTGGCTCCTGTGACGATTGGCGACGGCGCCTACAGCGGCGCTGGCGCCATCATACGCAAGGACGTTCCCGCCGGAGCCCTCACTCTGAGCGTTGCCCCTCAGCGCAACGCCGAAGGCTGGGTCATCGCCAACCGCCAGGGCAGTAACTCGGCCCGGTTGGCGCAAGCCGCGCTGGGCTCCGCTGCCACCCCCGATTCATCAAGTACCCAGGAAATCACAGAAGAGGGCATACAGGCATGA
- a CDS encoding TetR/AcrR family transcriptional regulator, protein MSNSTGLPRRSTGSRVINHPPSSQVVRARMTGSQRRSQLIEIGRGLFAARGLDATTIDEIAAAAGVSKPVIYEHFGSKEGLYTQVVEIEFRILLEAINESLAAEAKPRVLVEQAALALLGYIEERSDGFRILMRDAPPSQPEGAFSTLLSHVADRVENLLADEFSRRGFSAADGAMYAQMLVGMVAMTGQWWLDHREPDKRAVAAHLVNLAWNGLTGLQKEPELRSEG, encoded by the coding sequence GTGAGCAACAGCACAGGACTTCCGCGGCGCTCGACGGGTTCCAGGGTGATCAACCACCCGCCCTCAAGCCAGGTTGTACGTGCCCGGATGACTGGATCCCAACGCCGTTCCCAGCTCATCGAGATCGGCCGGGGACTGTTCGCGGCCCGCGGCCTTGATGCCACCACCATTGATGAAATCGCAGCGGCCGCAGGAGTGTCCAAGCCTGTCATTTACGAGCACTTCGGCTCGAAGGAAGGCCTCTACACGCAGGTGGTGGAGATCGAATTCCGCATCCTGCTGGAGGCCATTAACGAGTCCCTGGCCGCCGAAGCCAAACCACGCGTCCTCGTTGAACAGGCGGCACTTGCCTTGCTTGGCTACATCGAAGAGCGGAGCGACGGTTTCCGGATCCTCATGCGGGACGCCCCGCCTTCCCAGCCTGAAGGCGCCTTCTCCACCCTGCTCTCCCATGTGGCGGACCGCGTGGAAAACCTGCTCGCCGACGAATTCTCCCGGCGCGGTTTCAGCGCAGCCGACGGCGCCATGTACGCCCAGATGCTCGTGGGCATGGTGGCTATGACCGGCCAGTGGTGGCTCGACCACCGCGAGCCGGACAAACGCGCAGTAGCCGCGCACCTGGTTAACTTGGCCTGGAACGGACTGACAGGCCTGCAAAAAGAACCGGAGCTGCGGAGCGAGGGCTAG
- a CDS encoding IS1380 family transposase translates to MHHFTRLFPAAAVGFTGQSLVSHAGTKILTELIDALGFRGLCEDRLGQFAPSGARHRPGRLIASLALMLAGGGEHVSDLDMLRSSPGIFGPVPSNATVSRFFERTVANPELFSYGFETLTRELRSRAWDAAGNFEPGGQATAADPLIVDLDATLVTSHSDKELAAGTYKGGYGFSPFIASIDYGTGNGTGEILACVLRPGSAGANSADDHIRVFETATAQLPESFFPDGKLDGQRILVRTDSAGASRKFLWHLHSLGVQFSVSYPVPAAKAHMIDWINDKQYWQPALDQHGTDRTNAWVINATEVIPLKDYPPGTNIYLRAEPLHPGAAPTLLDLDGHRITAFLTNAPRWHGPFLDARHRARGRCENRIKTLKNTGLGKLPFYDFAANQAWANIAALALNLTSWLQLTALPEGHHARSWDIKRWRYRLFATAGKIITRARRRTLLLPDRAPEKQLITVLLDRIKDLPARLKSAPAKPT, encoded by the coding sequence ATGCATCATTTTACCCGGCTTTTCCCTGCTGCAGCGGTTGGCTTCACCGGCCAGTCACTGGTGTCCCACGCCGGAACGAAGATTCTGACGGAATTGATCGACGCGCTGGGTTTCCGCGGACTCTGCGAGGACCGGCTTGGCCAGTTCGCTCCTTCCGGCGCCCGACACCGGCCCGGCCGGCTCATCGCTTCCCTGGCCCTGATGCTCGCTGGCGGCGGCGAGCACGTCAGCGACCTGGACATGCTGCGTTCCTCGCCCGGGATCTTCGGGCCGGTGCCCTCGAACGCGACCGTGTCCCGGTTTTTCGAACGCACCGTCGCCAACCCCGAACTGTTCAGCTACGGCTTCGAGACCCTGACCCGGGAACTGCGGTCCAGGGCCTGGGACGCTGCAGGGAACTTCGAACCCGGCGGCCAGGCAACCGCCGCCGATCCCTTGATCGTTGACTTGGATGCCACGTTGGTGACCTCGCACAGTGACAAGGAACTGGCCGCGGGCACGTACAAAGGCGGGTACGGTTTCTCCCCGTTCATCGCCAGCATCGATTACGGCACGGGCAACGGCACCGGGGAAATCCTCGCCTGCGTGTTGCGGCCCGGCAGCGCGGGGGCGAACAGCGCCGATGACCATATCCGTGTCTTCGAGACCGCCACGGCCCAGTTGCCCGAGAGCTTCTTCCCCGATGGGAAGCTGGACGGGCAGAGGATCCTGGTCCGCACCGACAGTGCCGGCGCCTCGCGGAAGTTCCTCTGGCACCTGCACTCCTTGGGCGTGCAGTTCTCCGTCTCGTATCCGGTCCCGGCAGCCAAAGCCCACATGATCGACTGGATCAACGACAAACAGTACTGGCAACCGGCCCTGGACCAGCACGGGACCGACCGCACGAACGCGTGGGTCATCAACGCCACCGAAGTGATCCCGCTGAAGGACTACCCGCCGGGCACGAACATCTACCTGCGGGCCGAGCCGCTGCACCCCGGCGCGGCCCCGACCCTGCTGGATCTGGACGGGCACCGCATCACCGCGTTCCTGACGAACGCACCGCGCTGGCACGGACCGTTCCTGGATGCCCGGCACCGGGCCCGGGGCCGGTGCGAGAACCGGATCAAGACCCTGAAGAACACCGGCCTGGGCAAGCTGCCGTTCTACGATTTCGCCGCGAACCAGGCCTGGGCCAACATCGCCGCCCTGGCATTGAACCTCACCTCCTGGCTGCAGCTCACCGCCCTCCCGGAAGGCCACCACGCCAGGTCCTGGGACATCAAACGCTGGCGCTACCGGCTCTTCGCGACCGCCGGGAAAATCATCACCCGCGCCCGCCGGAGGACCTTGCTCCTGCCAGACAGGGCACCGGAGAAACAGCTCATCACCGTCCTGCTGGACCGGATCAAAGACCTCCCAGCGCGACTGAAAAGCGCCCCGGCAAAGCCTACGTAG